A single genomic interval of Alcaligenes sp. SDU_A2 harbors:
- a CDS encoding sugar transferase, with amino-acid sequence MKNNFPRRFRRLYEEVLLSNTFSLFVGWIITVALPFIAFWSYEQLISPNNGQKNALIATSIAYFFSAAGTNRLRNIYPGGRSAAFILPQVVLVYGLIALITFMLRLEISRFLLIASGATALIWLYIEYTLTEKYKRLKLAIIPGNKYTEEISQLKLVDARVLKTLSLEGRRYDSVVADFESIDENTQRFLTQCALHRTAVYDAKQIYESLTGKVKIHRMSENNMGALLPSPGYERLKFFIDILIVLATLPVVLVIGLITAILIKIESPGPAIYTQTRIGQGNKPFTIYKFRSMRFDRLASEQFAGENDPRITKIGKIIRKLRIDELPQFFNILKGEMSLIGPRPEQPSFVNEYDKKIPFYSYRHIVKPGISGWAQVRQGYTASADETQVKIEHDFYYIKNCSLSLDLIIAILTIRIMITGFGAR; translated from the coding sequence ATGAAAAATAATTTCCCAAGACGATTTAGACGACTATATGAAGAAGTACTACTATCGAACACTTTCTCCCTATTTGTAGGGTGGATAATTACAGTAGCTCTTCCGTTTATCGCCTTTTGGTCCTACGAGCAATTGATTTCACCTAACAACGGACAGAAAAATGCTCTGATAGCGACAAGCATCGCGTATTTTTTTAGCGCTGCAGGAACAAATCGTTTACGCAACATTTATCCTGGTGGACGTTCCGCCGCTTTTATACTACCGCAAGTCGTGCTTGTGTATGGTCTGATCGCCCTCATCACTTTTATGTTGCGGCTGGAAATATCTCGCTTTTTACTCATTGCCTCGGGAGCGACCGCTCTTATTTGGCTATATATTGAATACACCTTAACCGAAAAATACAAACGACTTAAGCTAGCAATTATTCCTGGAAATAAATATACAGAGGAAATTTCACAGCTAAAATTAGTGGATGCCAGGGTGCTTAAGACATTATCACTAGAAGGCAGACGATATGATAGCGTAGTGGCTGACTTCGAAAGCATTGATGAGAATACACAACGATTTCTTACGCAATGCGCACTTCATCGCACCGCCGTGTACGATGCAAAACAAATATATGAATCTCTGACTGGAAAAGTAAAAATACATCGTATGTCAGAAAACAATATGGGAGCTTTATTGCCATCCCCTGGTTATGAACGACTTAAATTTTTTATTGATATTCTTATTGTATTAGCGACACTACCAGTTGTTTTAGTTATTGGCCTAATCACAGCCATTCTTATAAAAATAGAGAGCCCTGGACCTGCAATTTACACACAAACTCGCATAGGCCAAGGAAACAAGCCTTTTACTATTTATAAATTCAGAAGCATGCGCTTTGATAGACTGGCGAGCGAGCAGTTTGCGGGTGAAAATGATCCTAGAATAACAAAAATAGGAAAAATCATCAGAAAATTAAGAATTGATGAACTACCACAATTTTTTAATATTCTAAAAGGTGAAATGAGCCTGATAGGCCCAAGGCCTGAGCAACCCTCTTTCGTAAATGAATACGATAAGAAAATACCTTTCTACAGCTATCGTCACATTGTTAAACCCGGAATTAGCGGTTGGGCGCAAGTACGACAAGGCTATACGGCGAGCGCAGACGAAACGCAGGTAAAAATAGAACACGACTTTTATTATATAAAAAACTGTTCATTATCCCTAGACCTGATAATTGCTATTTTAACTATAAGAATAATGATAACTGGATTTGGTGCTAGATAA
- a CDS encoding glycosyltransferase family 4 protein produces MKIAYIITRSDVIGGANIHLLDLAQGIKKEGIEAIILIGGEGIVAQEANAKGIPTLAIKNLIREINLIKDILAFFEIRSALKKISPDIVHLHSSKAGIVGRLAARSLGLPAIFTAHGWAFTDGVSKRRKIAYRLIEKAMAPFATKIITVSEYDRQLAIKNKIIKPSKLRAIQNGLPDVDIEKKYLEHQETQNDHLCKLIMVARFDEQKDQATLIKALALIKNKNWNLTFAGDGRLRSEAEKLVKEHQLTDKIIFAGACRDIPDRLQASDVFVLSTNWEGFPLSILEAMRAGLPVLATDVGGVSEAVAHGVTGYLSQRGDSQELAKYLELLISDPKLRESLGKNGQISFKKNFTFKTMLEKTISVYKDALKI; encoded by the coding sequence ATGAAAATTGCATATATCATCACCCGATCGGACGTTATTGGCGGTGCAAATATACATTTGCTTGATTTGGCTCAAGGAATAAAAAAAGAAGGAATAGAAGCGATCATTTTAATCGGTGGTGAAGGTATAGTTGCACAAGAAGCCAATGCAAAAGGAATACCTACGTTAGCAATAAAAAATCTAATTAGAGAAATCAATCTCATCAAAGATATACTTGCCTTCTTTGAAATTCGTTCAGCATTAAAGAAAATATCGCCAGATATTGTGCATCTGCATTCGTCCAAAGCTGGTATTGTTGGACGTCTTGCAGCTCGCTCGCTTGGTTTACCAGCCATATTCACAGCTCACGGCTGGGCCTTTACAGATGGCGTATCAAAGAGACGTAAAATAGCCTATCGACTTATTGAAAAGGCCATGGCACCTTTTGCAACGAAGATAATCACCGTATCAGAATATGATCGTCAGCTTGCAATAAAAAACAAAATTATAAAACCTAGTAAATTGAGAGCCATTCAAAATGGACTACCTGATGTTGACATAGAAAAAAAATATTTAGAACATCAAGAAACCCAGAATGATCATCTATGTAAATTAATTATGGTGGCTCGTTTTGATGAACAGAAAGATCAAGCTACCTTAATTAAAGCCTTAGCGTTAATTAAAAATAAAAATTGGAATCTTACTTTTGCCGGCGATGGAAGATTACGCAGCGAAGCAGAAAAATTGGTTAAAGAGCATCAATTAACAGACAAAATAATCTTTGCCGGTGCGTGTCGCGATATACCAGATCGTTTACAGGCCTCTGACGTATTTGTTTTAAGTACTAACTGGGAGGGGTTTCCTCTTTCGATCCTGGAGGCCATGCGAGCAGGTTTACCCGTTCTCGCTACTGACGTTGGCGGTGTATCTGAGGCTGTTGCTCACGGTGTGACGGGGTACTTATCCCAAAGAGGCGATTCACAAGAATTAGCAAAATATCTTGAATTATTAATCTCAGACCCAAAGCTTAGAGAATCTTTGGGGAAAAATGGTCAGATTTCTTTCAAGAAAAATTTTACGTTTAAAACCATGTTGGAAAAAACTATTTCTGTCTATAAAGACGCTTTAAAAATTTAG
- the hpaH gene encoding 2-oxo-hept-4-ene-1,7-dioate hydratase, protein MMDSKVIEQIAAQLDASEQSRQQIRQVSLQYPDMTMDDAYAIQNAWVSRKVAHGRVVRGHKVGLTSRAMQLASNINEPDFGVLLDDMFYTDGAALPIERFIVPRVEVELAFVLGTDLKGPGVTLMDVLRATEYVVPALEIIDARFHQVDPQTKVTRKVLDTISDNAANAAIVMGGRPVKADALDLRWVGAGLVRNGIIEETGLALGVLNHPGNGVVWLANKLGSLGVSLKAGQVILSGSFTRPVFAQKGDVFCADYGALGTINCRFE, encoded by the coding sequence GTGATGGATTCTAAAGTGATTGAACAGATTGCGGCGCAACTGGACGCGAGCGAGCAGTCGCGCCAGCAGATTCGGCAGGTGTCGTTGCAGTACCCCGACATGACGATGGACGATGCCTACGCGATCCAGAATGCTTGGGTCAGCCGCAAGGTGGCCCACGGGCGTGTGGTGCGCGGACATAAAGTAGGCCTGACGTCACGGGCCATGCAACTGGCCTCTAACATCAACGAGCCCGATTTTGGCGTGTTGCTGGACGATATGTTCTATACCGACGGCGCAGCTTTGCCCATAGAGCGTTTCATTGTGCCACGGGTGGAGGTCGAACTGGCTTTCGTGTTGGGTACGGACCTGAAAGGGCCGGGCGTGACCTTGATGGATGTGCTGCGCGCCACCGAGTATGTGGTACCCGCATTGGAAATTATTGATGCGCGCTTTCATCAGGTTGACCCGCAGACCAAGGTCACTCGAAAAGTGCTGGACACGATTTCGGATAATGCGGCCAATGCCGCGATTGTCATGGGTGGGCGTCCGGTAAAGGCGGATGCGTTGGATCTGCGCTGGGTAGGCGCTGGCCTGGTGCGTAACGGCATTATCGAGGAAACCGGCTTGGCGCTGGGTGTGTTGAATCATCCGGGTAACGGCGTGGTCTGGTTGGCCAACAAGTTAGGTTCTTTGGGCGTGAGTCTGAAGGCCGGTCAGGTCATCCTGTCGGGTTCGTTCACCCGTCCAGTGTTCGCACAGAAAGGCGATGTGTTTTGCGCGGACTATGGCGCACTCGGTACCATTAATTGCCGTTTTGAATAA
- the hpaI gene encoding 4-hydroxy-2-oxoheptanedioate aldolase, with protein sequence MKHPVNLFKQALRDGQAQIGLWQGLASPYTADLCAGLGYDWLLLDGEHVPNTVQTLLAQLQAVAAHPVAPVVRPSWNDPVQLKMLLDIGAQNLLIPMVQNAQQAGDAVAAVRYPPSGIRGVGTALARAARWGDTSDYLARANDEICVLCQVETAEALANLDEILAVDGVDGVFIGPADLAASMGHLTQPGHPDVRAAIEDAIVRIRKAGKAPGILQSDVATARHYLSLGAQFVAVGVDAVLLRRAATDLLGQFRDDVSSAPVQAGAAY encoded by the coding sequence ATGAAGCACCCCGTGAATCTGTTCAAACAGGCGTTGCGCGATGGACAGGCCCAGATCGGTCTGTGGCAAGGACTGGCCAGTCCCTATACCGCGGATCTGTGTGCCGGACTGGGCTATGACTGGCTGCTGCTCGATGGCGAGCACGTGCCCAACACGGTGCAGACTTTGCTGGCCCAGTTGCAGGCCGTGGCAGCTCATCCTGTCGCGCCGGTGGTGCGCCCTAGTTGGAATGACCCGGTGCAATTGAAGATGCTGCTGGATATCGGAGCCCAGAATCTGCTGATCCCTATGGTGCAAAACGCACAGCAGGCGGGCGATGCAGTGGCCGCGGTGCGTTATCCGCCTTCTGGAATTCGGGGTGTGGGCACGGCTTTGGCCCGGGCCGCCCGGTGGGGCGATACAAGCGATTACCTGGCGCGCGCCAATGACGAGATTTGCGTTCTGTGTCAGGTGGAAACGGCCGAAGCCTTAGCCAATCTGGACGAGATCCTGGCGGTGGACGGCGTGGATGGCGTATTTATTGGTCCAGCGGATCTGGCCGCCAGCATGGGGCATTTGACCCAGCCGGGGCACCCCGATGTGCGTGCTGCTATCGAAGATGCCATTGTGCGTATCCGCAAGGCGGGCAAGGCCCCTGGCATTTTGCAGTCGGATGTTGCGACGGCTCGCCATTATTTGTCGCTGGGTGCGCAGTTTGTGGCCGTGGGCGTGGACGCGGTGTTGTTGCGTCGCGCAGCCACCGATTTGCTGGGGCAATTTCGTGATGATGTGAGCAGCGCGCCTGTGCAGGCCGGTGCCGCCTACTGA
- a CDS encoding ABC transporter substrate-binding protein produces the protein MDVAYVGIGPALVAKAKGADIKVVASNIVEQVNVLAIGGLANYFDADKPDFAAAVARFTQEKGRKPMIASYPKSALPEAALQYWLRNVVKLPADAVELIYQGEAQIQQALSNHAVDAAAILEPTVSQILKRQPDAKVLAQGAQLFPNQPGAVLLVCESLIQSKPDPVQA, from the coding sequence CTGGATGTCGCGTATGTGGGCATTGGCCCGGCGTTGGTGGCCAAGGCCAAGGGCGCTGACATCAAGGTGGTTGCCTCCAATATTGTGGAGCAGGTCAATGTGTTGGCCATCGGCGGGCTGGCGAACTACTTCGATGCCGACAAGCCTGATTTTGCAGCGGCGGTAGCCCGTTTTACCCAGGAAAAGGGCCGCAAGCCCATGATTGCCAGCTACCCCAAGAGCGCCCTACCGGAGGCGGCTTTGCAGTATTGGCTGCGTAATGTGGTCAAGCTGCCGGCTGACGCCGTTGAGCTTATCTATCAAGGCGAGGCGCAGATTCAGCAGGCCTTGAGCAACCATGCGGTGGATGCGGCGGCGATTCTCGAGCCTACGGTCAGCCAGATCCTGAAGCGCCAGCCCGATGCCAAGGTGCTGGCGCAAGGGGCACAGCTGTTTCCCAATCAGCCGGGCGCTGTGTTGCTGGTGTGCGAGTCACTGATCCAGTCCAAGCCTGATCCAGTCCAAGCCTGA
- a CDS encoding glycosyltransferase family 4 protein — MKKVIYLRSNPIDPDPRVEKEVRALSKAGFDVTILAWDRDADKGNKGQLISEKKQIPIYYFSLKSNFGGGIKNIIKLARFQFYLLKKLLSLRNHYDIIHAADFDTVIPAYFMKVLYKKKLVYDIFDFYVDAFSVPKILIKPIKKIDLGIINRADAVILATENRLKQIMGSNPKFIEYIHNTPEVKTELTLSTLPKNRESITLGYVGVLQPGRLLEEILNVASRNPKIKITLAGFGPLEESIKEKSLKYENIVFLGKVDYSESLKINAESDIMFATYDPTIPNHAYSSPNKLYEAMLLSKPLIVCNGTGIDELINTEKIGFTIDYSEKSFENLLETILQDHHDLECMAKKSYALYQQRFSWSVMENRLIEMYKRL, encoded by the coding sequence ATGAAAAAAGTAATATATCTCCGCTCTAACCCGATAGACCCTGACCCAAGGGTGGAAAAAGAGGTTCGTGCGTTAAGTAAAGCAGGATTTGATGTAACCATCTTAGCCTGGGATAGAGACGCAGACAAAGGCAATAAAGGCCAGCTAATATCTGAAAAAAAACAAATACCAATATATTATTTTTCTTTAAAATCGAATTTTGGCGGTGGAATAAAAAACATTATTAAGTTAGCACGATTTCAATTCTATTTACTAAAAAAATTACTTTCTTTAAGAAATCACTATGATATCATCCATGCTGCCGATTTCGATACCGTAATCCCGGCATATTTCATGAAAGTCTTATATAAAAAAAAACTAGTTTACGATATTTTTGATTTTTATGTTGATGCATTTTCAGTACCTAAAATTCTGATAAAGCCGATAAAAAAAATAGATCTTGGCATTATAAACCGAGCTGATGCTGTCATCTTGGCGACCGAGAATCGGCTAAAACAAATAATGGGTTCAAACCCAAAATTTATAGAATATATTCATAACACCCCAGAAGTAAAGACTGAACTTACGTTATCCACCTTACCCAAAAATAGAGAATCTATAACGCTAGGATACGTAGGCGTCTTACAGCCAGGCAGGCTACTGGAGGAGATTCTAAATGTGGCATCGCGTAATCCGAAGATAAAAATCACACTCGCCGGCTTTGGCCCTCTTGAGGAATCAATAAAAGAAAAATCATTAAAATATGAAAATATAGTATTTTTAGGAAAAGTAGATTATTCCGAGAGTTTAAAAATAAACGCGGAAAGTGACATCATGTTTGCCACTTACGACCCTACGATACCTAACCATGCCTATTCGTCTCCCAATAAATTATATGAAGCTATGCTTTTATCAAAACCGCTCATAGTTTGTAATGGAACGGGCATTGATGAACTGATCAATACTGAAAAAATAGGCTTTACAATAGATTATTCTGAAAAATCATTTGAGAACCTGCTCGAAACCATTTTGCAAGATCACCACGATTTAGAGTGCATGGCAAAGAAATCGTATGCTCTATATCAGCAACGCTTTTCGTGGAGCGTGATGGAAAACAGACTTATAGAAATGTATAAAAGACTATGA
- the hpaR gene encoding homoprotocatechuate degradation operon regulator HpaR, whose protein sequence is MPSTFKHRNLPHLFLSAREALMLRFRPVLNEAGISEQQWRVLRILSDTDSLDAATLAQQAQILAPSLTRMLRGLEQAGLIQRGADPTDLRRQVIRLSTQGRYTVTELSPRIEAIYQELEQAIGPELLQAIYDKIDRMIERIQQP, encoded by the coding sequence ATGCCAAGCACATTCAAACACCGCAATCTGCCCCATCTATTCCTGTCCGCCCGGGAAGCGCTGATGCTGCGGTTCCGCCCCGTGCTGAACGAGGCCGGCATCAGCGAGCAACAATGGCGCGTCCTGCGCATTCTTTCCGATACGGACTCCTTGGACGCGGCCACCTTGGCCCAGCAGGCACAAATTCTGGCACCCAGCCTGACTCGCATGTTGCGTGGCCTAGAGCAGGCTGGACTGATCCAGCGCGGTGCCGACCCCACCGATCTGCGTCGCCAGGTCATACGGCTGAGCACACAAGGCAGGTACACGGTCACCGAATTAAGCCCACGCATCGAAGCCATCTACCAGGAACTAGAGCAGGCCATCGGACCGGAACTGCTGCAAGCCATCTACGACAAAATTGATCGCATGATCGAACGCATCCAGCAACCTTAG
- the gabD gene encoding NADP-dependent succinate-semialdehyde dehydrogenase, translating to METRMEQLQRKDLFRQQCFVNGQWQDADSGQTLDVHNPATGQSLGTVPRMGADETRRAIESARQAWAGWRAKTAQQRSVILRRWFELMMAHQDDLATLMTLEQGKPLAEAKGEIAYAASYFEWYAEEGKRAYGDVIPAASGTQRIVVVKEPIGVCAAITPWNFPSSMITRKAGAALAAGCPIVVKPASQTPYSALALAVLAQQAGVPDGVFSVITGSASAIGGEMTSNPDVRKVSFTGSTEVGRTLMAQSADQIKKVSLELGGNAPFIVFDDADLDAAVEGAMASKYRNMGQTCVCTNRFYVHDSVYDAFAQKLVVAVEKLKVGNGLEVGVTQGPLIDEAAVAKVSEHVADAVQRGGRILTGGKQPEQGGQYYLPTVVADANTDMMVAQEETFGPMAPLFRFSSDEDVIAQANDTIFGLAAYFYSRDISRVWRVADALEYGMVGINTGLISNAAAPFGGVKQSGMGREGSFYGLDDYMVVKYLCMGGV from the coding sequence TTGGAGACAAGAATGGAACAATTGCAGCGCAAAGACCTGTTTCGTCAACAGTGTTTCGTGAACGGCCAATGGCAGGATGCTGATTCGGGCCAGACGCTGGACGTGCATAATCCGGCGACAGGGCAGTCTTTGGGTACGGTGCCGCGCATGGGTGCGGACGAAACCCGCAGGGCCATCGAGTCGGCGCGTCAGGCCTGGGCCGGATGGCGCGCCAAGACAGCCCAGCAGCGCAGCGTGATTTTGCGTCGCTGGTTCGAGTTGATGATGGCACACCAGGACGACTTGGCCACGCTGATGACGTTGGAGCAGGGCAAGCCGTTGGCTGAGGCCAAGGGCGAAATCGCCTATGCGGCATCGTACTTCGAGTGGTATGCCGAAGAAGGCAAGCGTGCCTACGGTGATGTGATTCCCGCTGCTTCCGGCACGCAGCGCATCGTGGTGGTCAAGGAGCCAATCGGTGTGTGCGCGGCTATTACACCGTGGAATTTTCCCTCGTCCATGATTACTCGCAAGGCCGGCGCGGCGCTGGCGGCCGGCTGCCCGATTGTGGTCAAACCCGCCAGTCAGACGCCGTATTCCGCTTTGGCGCTGGCCGTGCTGGCACAGCAAGCCGGTGTGCCTGACGGCGTGTTTTCCGTCATTACCGGCAGCGCCTCCGCCATCGGCGGCGAGATGACCAGCAATCCGGATGTGCGCAAGGTCAGCTTTACCGGCTCCACGGAAGTGGGCCGCACGCTGATGGCGCAAAGTGCGGATCAGATCAAGAAGGTGTCGCTGGAGCTGGGCGGCAATGCGCCGTTCATCGTCTTTGACGATGCGGATCTGGATGCCGCCGTAGAAGGCGCGATGGCCAGCAAGTACCGCAATATGGGTCAGACCTGCGTGTGTACCAACCGTTTCTACGTTCATGACTCGGTGTATGACGCGTTTGCGCAGAAATTGGTGGTGGCGGTGGAAAAGCTCAAGGTCGGCAACGGCCTGGAAGTGGGCGTGACTCAGGGGCCGCTGATCGACGAGGCCGCGGTGGCCAAGGTCAGCGAGCACGTGGCCGATGCCGTGCAGCGCGGCGGGCGTATCCTGACCGGGGGCAAGCAGCCCGAGCAAGGCGGCCAGTACTACCTGCCGACGGTGGTGGCCGATGCGAACACCGACATGATGGTGGCCCAGGAAGAAACCTTCGGCCCCATGGCACCGCTGTTCCGTTTCAGCAGCGACGAGGACGTCATCGCCCAGGCCAACGACACCATCTTCGGTCTGGCGGCTTACTTCTACAGCCGCGACATCAGCCGCGTCTGGCGCGTGGCTGATGCCCTGGAATACGGCATGGTGGGTATCAACACCGGCCTGATCTCCAATGCCGCCGCGCCGTTCGGCGGGGTCAAGCAGTCGGGCATGGGCCGCGAAGGCTCGTTCTATGGCCTGGATGACTATATGGTCGTGAAGTACCTGTGTATGGGCGGGGTTTAG
- a CDS encoding DDE-type integrase/transposase/recombinase, giving the protein MKVKRRKRIALLRDKSPVPTGPNQHWSMDFVHDQILDRCRFRIWAVIDQWRRESVCLEANFRQTGRAAGQALDRSTVLRGWPKSITADNGTEFTSRVLGDWAYRCGVKLDYT; this is encoded by the coding sequence ATGAAGGTCAAACGCCGCAAGCGTATCGCCCTGCTGCGCGACAAGTCGCCAGTGCCCACCGGGCCGAACCAGCACTGGAGCATGGATTTCGTTCATGACCAGATACTCGACAGGTGCCGCTTTCGCATTTGGGCCGTCATCGATCAATGGAGGCGCGAAAGTGTGTGTCTGGAGGCCAACTTTCGGCAGACTGGTCGCGCGGCTGGTCAGGCTTTGGATCGTTCCACTGTCCTGCGCGGATGGCCAAAATCCATCACTGCAGATAACGGGACGGAGTTCACATCGCGGGTCTTAGGCGACTGGGCATACCGGTGCGGCGTAAAACTCGATTACACGTGA
- a CDS encoding oligosaccharide flippase family protein, translating to MKEKNIFNRVLSNSLYLFIIQGVNYLVPLLLLTYLIKNLGQEGFGKYSFLLTIVIYMQTIVDYGFLLTASRDVAKIGDNKIKLSAVFWSVNFSKILVAVFLFIISIFVYFSGYVEISFNFFLYIYFLAFFNSMTPIWYFHGKEDFKVVAIFNILSKGVSCVLIILLVNGPEDVEKIFLANLIPSFLVCVVSFYFIYKKKEIVKTNVRFKDVKDQLVSGWHIFTTSFLSALLGNGCVFWLGIVSNPSIVGAYAMVESIVKAAVSLFQPLTRASYPVIANEFSHSNQRGFRLAFKVGKWLFLLSILCALSLVIFVPFAINILNKSIISKLLVFILSLWLIGGVINNILGIQILTAMGEVKKYSYSFYLSALIFVLLLLTLTHYYYEVGAALALVIAELILTGLLVYKVKKIYSDSLFNSK from the coding sequence GTGAAAGAAAAAAATATTTTTAATCGCGTTTTAAGTAATTCTTTGTATCTATTCATAATACAAGGGGTTAATTATCTTGTGCCTTTGTTGTTATTGACTTATTTAATTAAAAACCTTGGTCAGGAAGGATTTGGTAAGTATTCTTTTTTGTTAACAATAGTAATTTATATGCAAACCATAGTTGACTATGGCTTTCTGCTAACTGCAAGTCGTGATGTAGCCAAAATTGGCGATAATAAAATTAAATTGAGTGCAGTATTTTGGAGCGTTAATTTTTCTAAGATTTTAGTCGCAGTTTTTCTTTTTATAATTTCAATTTTCGTATATTTTTCAGGTTATGTGGAAATAAGTTTTAATTTTTTTTTATATATTTATTTTCTTGCTTTTTTTAACTCCATGACACCGATTTGGTATTTCCATGGGAAAGAGGACTTCAAGGTAGTTGCTATTTTCAATATCCTATCAAAAGGAGTTTCTTGTGTATTGATTATTCTTCTTGTTAATGGGCCGGAGGATGTAGAGAAAATTTTCTTAGCTAACCTTATACCATCATTTTTAGTTTGTGTGGTTTCGTTCTATTTTATATATAAAAAGAAGGAAATAGTCAAGACGAATGTTCGGTTTAAAGATGTTAAGGATCAGCTCGTGAGTGGTTGGCATATATTTACAACCAGCTTTCTCTCTGCCTTGTTGGGTAACGGGTGTGTCTTTTGGCTGGGTATAGTGAGCAACCCAAGCATTGTCGGAGCCTATGCTATGGTTGAATCTATTGTAAAAGCTGCCGTGTCTCTCTTCCAACCTTTAACGCGCGCTTCCTATCCCGTAATTGCCAATGAATTCTCTCATAGTAACCAGCGTGGTTTTAGGCTGGCTTTTAAAGTTGGGAAGTGGTTGTTTCTATTAAGCATATTGTGTGCCCTTTCGCTTGTTATTTTTGTACCTTTTGCTATAAATATATTAAATAAAAGCATCATCTCTAAATTGCTGGTTTTTATATTATCATTATGGTTAATAGGTGGTGTAATTAATAACATACTTGGTATTCAAATATTAACTGCAATGGGTGAAGTAAAAAAATATAGCTATAGCTTTTATTTGTCGGCTTTAATATTTGTATTGCTGCTTTTGACGCTGACTCATTATTATTATGAAGTAGGAGCGGCGTTGGCATTGGTAATAGCAGAGCTCATATTGACCGGCCTCTTGGTTTATAAAGTAAAAAAAATTTACTCAGATTCTTTGTTTAATTCAAAATAG
- a CDS encoding TOBE domain-containing protein, giving the protein MSDRIVVMEKGRIVEQGTPTDLYLKPRRHFTAQLIGKAEVFACAAVQADGGFVAVDTPLGRIRASDPHGLGANAGYLMIRPESVEILPDSAQGENLVPAVVTHKVFVGDRTHYSFVSGQNPLTAVASAYLDLPVGRSVKLSLYLERCVLLEHDSALAA; this is encoded by the coding sequence ATGTCCGACCGCATTGTGGTCATGGAAAAAGGGCGCATCGTGGAACAGGGCACACCCACAGACCTTTACCTGAAACCGCGCCGGCACTTCACGGCCCAGCTCATCGGCAAGGCGGAGGTGTTCGCCTGCGCCGCGGTGCAGGCCGACGGCGGCTTCGTGGCGGTGGATACGCCCTTGGGACGTATTCGGGCCAGCGATCCTCATGGCTTGGGAGCGAACGCGGGCTATCTGATGATTCGCCCTGAATCGGTGGAGATCCTGCCGGACTCGGCCCAGGGAGAAAACCTGGTGCCGGCCGTCGTCACTCACAAGGTGTTTGTGGGTGACCGGACTCATTATAGCTTTGTCAGCGGCCAGAATCCGTTGACGGCCGTGGCTTCAGCCTATCTGGATCTGCCGGTGGGGCGATCCGTGAAATTGTCTCTTTATCTGGAGCGCTGCGTGCTCCTGGAGCATGACAGCGCGCTTGCCGCCTGA
- a CDS encoding IS3 family transposase yields MLKLRQGHALAVLLKVAGLSRSTFYYQLNAQQTGDRQAALKARIRALYAQHKGRYGYRRITAALRQAGKHVSHKAVQRMMQTLGLKSLVTCPRNRCQPDAG; encoded by the coding sequence GTGCTCAAACTGAGGCAAGGCCACGCATTGGCTGTGCTGCTGAAGGTAGCCGGGCTGTCGCGCAGCACGTTTTACTACCAGTTGAACGCGCAACAGACAGGCGATCGCCAGGCCGCCTTGAAGGCGCGCATCCGCGCTCTGTACGCCCAGCATAAGGGGCGCTACGGTTATCGCCGGATCACCGCCGCCCTGCGCCAGGCCGGTAAGCACGTCAGCCACAAGGCTGTACAACGCATGATGCAGACACTCGGGTTGAAGTCCTTGGTGACCTGCCCCCGGAATCGTTGCCAACCTGACGCTGGATAA